AAGAATTAGACTATTTAGTAACTTCTTTACTCCCATATCCTGAAAATTCAGATTTAAAAATTAAAAAGATTTATCCAGAATATGACATAAATGATTATACAATTTTAGAAACTGATATAGAAAATTCACCTTTATATTTTGGTACGACCAAAGAAGGAGGGAATACGATTTTTTGGATGAAATTCGGAAACAAATATTCTTTATTTGGAATGGCTAAGGATTCTGTTTTAAATGTTTATAAAGATACTATTGTGATGGATTGGGATAACAAAACAAAAAAAATTGTATACGAAGCAATCTATAATCCAACATTAAAAACACTTAGTTATAACTGGTTAGACAAAAACAACAAAAAGGTTCCTAAAGCTCAAATTATTGATATTGATTTGCCTTTGGCTGTTGGTAAAACCTTTCCTGATATTGAGGTTGAACAATTAAATGGAGAAAAACTAGCTTTTGCTGATTTAAAAGGTAAAGTTCTTTTAATTAATTGGTGGCATACCCGTTGTGGTGGTTGTTTAGTCGAAATAGCTGGTTTAAATAAATTGAAAAACAAATATAAAGACAACCCCAATATTGAATTTGTTGCAATATCTATCGATAAAAAAGATGACTTAGTCGCTTTTTTACAAAAAAATAAATTTAACTATACACAAACTTTAGTATCTAGAGATCTTGAACAAACGTTCGGTAACGGATATCCTGTTAATATTGTGGTTTCATCTGATGGGATAATACAGGCAAATATGACAGGAGGGAGTGAAGATACCTACCTTAAAGTGGAAGAAAAGCTTCTTTCGGTATTAAAATGATTCTTTAGATTAATTTTTTAACGTATTTTATATTTATAGTGTAGATGAAAAACATTTTTTTATCAGTTTTTATATTATTCATGTTGTTCTCTTGTAGCAAAAGTTCTAATACATTTAAAATAGAAGGAGTTCTTAAAAATGTAGCTGATGATAATATAATATATGCTGTTGTTGATGAAGTAATTGTAGATTCATCTATTATTAGTAATGGAAAATTTTCGATATCCGGTGAAACGGTTATGCCCCAAAATGTTTGGCTTATTTTAAATGATTATGATGATTATGCATCTATATGGGTTGATAATAAATCGACTACATATTTTGAAGCTGAACCAGGAAATTTTAGATATGCAAATATTAAAGGCAGTCAAATTCAATCAGAATATGAAATATTATTAGAACATTTAAGAAAGCCTTATGAAGATTGGGATCAGATTAGTAGTTTATTTAATGAAACCTTGTCTGAAGAAGAGCTGAATGAATATAAAAAAATGGAAGCTGAAAATGATGAACAAGTATATAAAGCTTGTTTGAGTTTTATAACCAAATATCCTGACTCATTTATTAGCAGCCATATTATTAATGGCTATTCTACTACATGGGGAATTAAAAAAACAACCAGTGCATTTAATCTCTTAACAAAATATAATAGAAATTCTCATAACGGAAAAAAGGTTGCCAAATTTTTAGAATTAAATCAAAGTTTTAATTTAGGTGATAAATACGTTGATTTTGAAATGAACAATATAAATAATCAGAAAATAAAGTTATCTGATGTTCATAAAAAAATTACGTTATTAGAATTTTGGGCTTCAAATTGTGAACCTTGTCGTATAGAAAATCCAAATTTAGTTGAGGTTTATAAAAAGTTTCAAAAAAAAGGATTTAATATTTTAGGCGTTTCACTTGATAAAAATGTGACGAACTGGAAAAAGCAATTAACAAAGATGGGTTATTATGGGAGCAAGTATGCGATTTTGATGCCCGCAATGATGCCGTCCTTATATATGGCGTTGTTGGAATTCCTACAAACTTTTTAATCGATGAAAAAGGAATTATAATTGCTAAGGATGTTAAAGGAAAAGAATTAGAAAAAATGCTAGTCACATTATTATAATATAATCAATCTAGCTTTTTAATCAGAATATTTTATTCTTTTTTTATGATTTTTTAGTTCAATTTTTAATAAAAAATAAGTATTTTCACGGTTTCCAAAGTAAGGTTAAGCCATAACGTATAAAATAACCCCAACTAACGAAAAAACTGAAATTTATAAAATACATTTAAATGTCTGATTTTCATATTGCTGATTTAATTAACCCCGAGTTTTATATTAACTTAGAAATTGGTGGCGTTCCGATAGGAATTTATGTAGTACTTTTCATCATTTTTGCAGAAACCGGATTATTCGCGGGTTTCTTTTTGCCTGGTGATAGCTTACTTTTTCTTTCAGGAATTTATTCGACCGAATTATTAAACACCATTTATGTAATTGAAACAGACAGCCCAGCGCTAACCGATTTTTTAAATGTTACCTGCGTGGCAAGTTTAGTTGCTTTGGCCGGTATTTTAGGAAATACCTTTGGCTATTGGTTCGGAAAAAAATCAGGAACATATTTATATACCAAAGAAGATACGTTTTGGTTTAAGAAAAAGTATTTAATAGAATCTAAAGTTTTTTACGACAAACACGGTGGGCGTGCCATTGTAATTGCGCGTTTTTTACCAATTATCAGAACCTTTGCTCCAATTATTGCCGGAATTGTAAAAATGGAACGCAAACGTTTTATGTTTTACAACATTATTAGCTCAATTTTATGGGCATTCACCTTAATTTTTGCCGGACATTATTTAAACGAAATTTTTAAATCTCAGTTTGATATCAACTTAAAAGATTTTATTGAAGTAATTATTATCATCATTGTAATTATAACAACTGTACCTTTTGTGGTAAATTACTTTAAGCGTAAAAAAGAAATTAAAAACGAAGAACAAAATAAAGAATAAAAAAAATCGATCCACCGGATCGATTTTTTGTTTTTTAATCTAAAATTGCTATAAATTTGGACCATATTTTACACATTCATGAAAGCACTTTTAAAGCGCAAAAACAAAGCAAATAAGCAACCTAAAACATTTTTTCAGCGTGTAAAAAGCTGGGTTGTTTTTTGCATCAAATGGTTTTTTATCCTAAGCATTGCTTCGGTTATTTTCTTCCGGTTTGTTCCGGTTCCTTTTACACCATTAATGGTAAGCCGAGCTATTGATAATGTTTTAGCAGGCGAAAAAATTGTTTGGAGCCACGATTGGGTTCCTTTATCCGAAATTTCTCCCAACCTTCAATTAGCTGTAATTGCCAGCGAAGATAATTTGTTTTTATCCCACAACGGATTCGATTTTAAAGCAATCGAAAAAGCGATTGAAACCAATAAAAAAGGCAAACGCATTGTTGGTGGTAGCACCATTAGCCAACAAACCGCAAAAAATGTTTTTTTGTGGCAAGGGCGTAGCTTTATCCGTAAAGGATTTGAAGTTTATTTTACCGCTTTAATCGAAATTTTCTGGAGTAAAGAACGTATTATGGAAGTTTACCTAAATTCTATAGAAATGGGTAATGGCGTTTATGGCGCTCAAGCTGCTGCCAAGCATTGGTACGGCAAACCAGCAAGTAAATTAACCAAGTACGAAGCGGCAGGCATAGCAGCTATTTTGCCTAATCCGCGTAAATTTAAAGCCAGCAATTCATCTTCTTACATCAATCGTCGTAAAGATAAAATTGTTCGTTTAATGGGCTATGTTGGGCCGCTAAAATATTAATGTAACAAAACGCGTTTTCTGCCTACTAATACAATAAAAACATGAAAGCGCACGAAGTTGATTATATTATTTATGGGGATGAAATGCAATACGTTGAAATTGAATTAGATCCTCGTGAAATTGTATTTGCAGAACCCGGTGGTTTTATGATGATGGACGATGGCATTAAAATGCAAACCATTTTTGGCGATGGATCAAGTCAAGATTCAGGCATTTTTGGTAAAATTCTTTCAGCAGGTAAACGAATGATAACCGGCGAAAGCATGTTTATGACCGCATTCGAAAACAATACTCACAACAAGCGCAAAGTTGCTTTTGCATCTCCATATCCAGGTAAAATAATTCCGATTGATTTAAATGAGTTTGGCGGCAAGTTTATTTGCCAAAAAGATGCTTTTTTATGTGCCGCTAAAGGCGTTTCTATTGGTATTGAATTTAATAAAAAAATTGGCACTGGGCTTTTTGGTGGCGAAGGTTTTATTATGCAAAAGTTAGAAGGCGATGGTAAAGCATTTATTCATGCTGGCGGAACTTTAGCTCGTAAAGAACTTAAAGCTGGAGAAGTTTTAAAAATTGATACCGGATGTTTGGTTGGTTTTACCAAAAACATTTCGTATAACATTCAGTTTATTGGTGGAATCAAAAATTCTATTTTTGGTGGAGAAGGATTGTTTTTTGCAACCTTAACCGGCCCCGGAACAGCTTACGTACAATCGTTACCATTTAGCCGTTTGGCCGATCGTATTCTTGCTAATGCACCAAGTGCTGGAGGTAAAAGTACGGGTGAAGGAAGCGTTTTGGGCGGATTAGGCAGATTGCTAGACGGGGATAAATAATTTTTGTATATTTATTCCAAATAAAGCCAATCGCTATTTATGAAAGTTAAAAGCAAACGCGATCCGTATATTGTATTTATCATTCTCGGATTTATAGTTTTTTTTGCCTCGGTTGTAATTTCCGAAATAAAAATTAAAGGCTGGAATACCACCATGTTTATCGATATAGTTATTTTGGTAATCATGCTGGCTTTTTTGGTATGTTGTTATTTTATAACATACACCGTAACTCCAAAATTTATTAGCTATCGCATTGCTTTTTTTTACGAAGAAATTCCTTTAAATAGCATCCGAAGCATTGAAATTGGTACAACCATGTGGGCAGGTTTTAAACCGGCATTTGCACGCAAAGGTTTAATTATTCGTTATAATACGTACGATGAGGTTTATATTAGCCGCGTAAACAAGCGTTATTTTTAGAACAAATAAAAAAATACAAACCCGATGTGTATTTTATAGATAAAAGAAAAAAAGGCGAGCAGTAGCTCGCCTTTTTTATATTATTTTATGTTTGTTATATAAAGGTTTAGAAATAAACCAATAAAATGCCAAGGTTGTTAATATAAGTACCGCTCCGCTTATAAAAATAGCATGATAACCAAAGGCATGAGCTACTTTACCAGAAACTACCATGCCGATACCAATTCCTAAATCATAAAAAGTAAAGAATGTAGAATTTGCTGTTCCTCGTTTTTCAGGTTTGGCCAAGTTTATAAATAAGTTTTGAAAAATTGGGCTTAAAACCCCATAACTTAAACCTATAAAAAAAGCGGAAATGAAAAAGATGTTTTTTGATGTAGCAAAGCCAAAAGCAAATAAGCTTATAGCTAATAATATTAAGGAAAAGGCCATTAATTTATGCATATGCCCTCGGTCTAATAATTTACCAGCAAATAAGCGAGATAATGTCATGCCAACTGCCATAAATAAAAAGAACCAACCGGTATTTTCAACCTGCAATTGTTTGCCGTACAAGGCAGCAAACGCATAAAAAGAACCGTAGCACATTGCAATTCCAAGCAAGTTAATACCAACCGGAATAGCTTTTAATAAAATAAAGCGATCTAAAGAAATAGGAGCCTTTTCAGGATCTGGTTCACGGTGTGGTACTTTTATAAACCAAGCTAACACTAAAGAAAGGAATCCAAAAAACGTTGCGGCATAAAAATTTACTTCTACCGGATAATATTCATACATCAGTAAACCCAACATGGGGCCAATTGCCATAGATAAGGTTGAGGTTAGTCCGTAATAACCAATTCCTTCGCCACGCTTTTCAGACGGAATAATATCAATGGTTAAGGTGCTATTTGCTGTAGTAGTTGTGCTCCAAGTAAACCCCTGAAGTACACGAATTAAAACTAAAATAAATAAGGTACTTGCAACCATATAACCGTAAAATAAAACGGTAAAAAGTATTAACGAGTAAATTAATATTTTTTTTCTAGGAAACGTATCTACCAAATACCCCGAAAACGGACGTAATACCAAGGCGGCAATAATATAGCTTGCTAAAATTAAACCAGTTTCCTCATCATTAGTTCCAAATTCGGTGCTTACAAAAAACGGCATTACCGAACCAACTAAGTAAAAAGCAAAAGCAATTAAAAAGCTAGAAGAACAACTTAAAATAAAGTTAGCTGTCCAAAGTTTTGGTGGGGTCATAGTTTTAAATAGAAGAAAAGTTTCTAATCAATATTAGAAACTTTTCTGTAAAATTTATTATAATAAATTGTTTGCAACTAAATATTCAGCAATCTGAATGGTATTGGTTGATGCACCCTTACGAAGGTTATCGGCAACAATCCAAAGGTTTAACGTTTTAGGTTGGCTGTCATCTCTGCGAATACGGCCAACAAAAACATCATTTTTTCCTTCTGCATCCAATGGCATCGGATATTCAAATTCCTTAATGTTATCTTTTACGGTTACGCCCGGTGTGTTTTCTAAAATAGTACGAACTTCGTTTAAATCAAAATCGGTATTAAATTCTACATTTACCGCTTCAGAATGCCCGCCAACAACCGGAATACGAACAGCAGTTGCTGTTACAGCAATAGTTGCATCGTTTAATATTTTTTGTGTTTCGCGTACCAATTTCATTTCTTCCTTGGTATAACCATTATCTTCAAAGACATCACATTGTGGAATTGCATTGCGGTGAATTTGGTAGTTGTACGCGCGTTCTCCTTCAATACCTTGGTATTCGTTTTCTAATTGTTGCACCGCTTTTACTCCTGTTCCGGTAATTGATTGGTAGGTAGAAACAACCAAACGTTTAATACCGTATTTTTTATGTAACGGAGCTAAAGCCATAACCAATTGAATGGTTGAGCAATTTGGATTGGCAATAATTTTATCTGATGTAGTTAATGCATCTGCATTAATTTCTGGAACAATTAATTTTTTGCTTGTATCCATACGCCATGCTGATGAATTATCAATAACGGTAATACCAGCTTCAGCAAATTTCGGAGCCCATTCTAACGAGGTAGTTCCACCAGCCGAAAATAAGGCAACATCAGGTTTCATTTCAACCGCTGTTTGTAATCCTACAACTTTGTACTTCTTTTCCTTAAACGTAACTTCCTTACCAACAGAACGTTCTGAGGCAACGGGAATTAATTCGGTTAACGGAAAATTTCTTTCGGCAAGTACTTGCAACATCACTTCGCCCACCATACCAGTGGCACCAACAACGGCTACTTTCATATTAAATTAATGTTTATTTAAAATTATTCTAATTCTATGCAAAAATATACAAATTATAGTGCCGATTACGTACTTTTTTTAAATTTTATATTTTTTTTAAAGGTTTGATTATTAAAGGATTATTTTTATATATCTTATATTTTAGTTCGTATATTTATTATGTATTTATTTTTTTGATAAGCTTGTAAACAGATTCATATTCAAAAGCACATTTATCAGTTTTATATGTAATTTTATCCGTAATTTAGAAGTTAAATTGAGTATCATGGTTGAGAAAATAAATGAAGCTGTAAAATATATTATTGATTGTATTAAAGAAGTTCCTGATTTTGCTATTGTACTCGGTAGTGGTTTAAAAAAATTGGTAGATGAGGTTCAGAATCCAATTGTTATTCCGTATCAAAATATTCCGCATTTTCCGGTAAGCACGGTACAAGGCCATGGTGGTGATTTAATTTTTGGAACCTTAGCCGGGAAAAAAGTTTTAATGATGTCTGGAAGATTTCATTATTACGAAGGATATGATATGCAAACGGTTACTTTTCCAATTCGTGTTTTTGGCGTTTTAGGTATAAAAAATATTATTTTATCTAACGCTTCGGGCGGAGTAAATGATGCCCATAAAGTTGGCGATGTAATGCTTATTACAGACCATATTAATTTTTTACCCGAGCATCCGTTACGCGGTAAAAATATTGATGCTTGGGGACCAAGATTTGTTGATATGTCACAACCTTATGATGCTGAATTTCTAAAAGCTGCCGTTCAGTTTTGTGAACAAAATAAGATAAAAGTACATCAGGGGGTTTATTTGGCACTTTCTGGCCCAACTTTTGAAACGCCTGCCGAATATGGCATGGTTAAAAACTTTGGAGCAGATGCTGTAGGAATGAGCACCGTACCCGAAGTTATTGTTGCCAAACATATGAATTTGCGAGTTTTTGCGTTATCTGTTATAACCGATTTAGGTGGTCCTAATTTGCAAAATCCGGTTTCGCACGATGAGGTATTGCAAGCAGCAGATACGGCCATGCCAAAGGTTATTCAAATTGTGCAACATATTGTTAAAACAAGTTAAAAACGATTTATTCTACTTGTTATATATAATATTTTAACCAATTTGGTAGTTACTAATTTAAATTTAAAAAACTATAAAATGAAAAAAGTTATTTTATTTTCTTTCGTTGCATCTTTTGCTTTATTAAGCTGTAAAAAAAATGATGCTAATGCAAACGCAGAAGAAGTTGTTGTTGAAGAAGTTGTTGCTGTACCAGATGGAAGCAATGCAGAAACTGCATTAGATTGGGCAGGAACTTACACGGCAACTTTGCCATGTGCAGATTGTCCGGGTATTAACGCAACGGTTGTTTTAAATGATGACAACACGTTTGAAGTTACTTACGATTATATTGACAATCCAACAAACAAGTTAGTTGATAAAGGTACATTTACTTGGTTTAATAACGGAAACGCTATTGAAACTACGGGAGATGGAGAAAGAGCTAAATACAAAGTTATCGAAAATGGTTTAGTGCAATTAGATCAAGATGGTAACGAAGTTGTTTCTGACATGAAAGAATTATATGTTTACAAAAAACAAAAATAAAATAAAAAAGAGCCGTAAGGCTCTTTTTTATTTTAGTTAATATCTCGTAAACGGAGTTGTAACGAAACTTTTCCTCTAAATTCATTTTCTTCTACAGAATATACCGCGTTAAACGGTAGCCCCGAATTTATTACGGTTATTTTATCTGCTAAATTAAAACCGATTGCTTTTACGGTTTGAGAATCGCTTTGTTTAAGTAGAACCGAAAGATGTTCTTTAGTTTTACCCATTGGTTGTGCTGGTGCCGCCGCATAAATATTTTCAGTTATAAAAAGCGGATGCATATTTTCTGGACCGAATGGTTCGAATTGTTTTAAAAGACGCAAATTTTTGTCGGTTATTTCATTAAAGTTAATTACTGCATCAATTTCTAATTCAGGTTCTTTCCAATCTTCCTGCATCGTATTTTTTACAACTTCCTCAAAAGCATTTTTAAATGCTTCATATTTATTTTCTTCAATAGTTAATCCGGCAGCATACATGTGCCCGCCAAACTGAATAATATGTTCAGAACAAGCTAATAAAGCATTGTAAACGTCAAAATTTTTAACCGATCGGGCAGAAGCAGCCAATTTATCGCCGCTTTTGGTAAAAACCAAAGTTGGTCTGTAATACGTTTCGGTTAATCGAGAAGCTACAATACCAATAACGCCTTTATGCCAACGTTCATGATAAACCACGGTTGCAGCATTATTTTGCTCCTTGTTTTCTTTAATTTGCAATAAAGCATCTTTTGTTATTTCCTGATCTTTTGTACGGCGCTCTTGGTTGTATTGTTCTATTTCATTTGCTGCAATGCCTGCATCTAACGCATCAAATTTGGTTAATAATTCTACAGCATAAATACCTTGTTTCATTCTTCCGGCAGCATTAATTCTTGGCGCTACGGTAAAAACAATATCTGTTATAGTGTAATAAGCTTTTTGCCCTTTTAAAATAGCTTTGATTCCAGGACGTGGGTTTTTATTAATAACCTGCATGCCGTAATGCGCTAAAATTCTATTTTCGCCAGTTATAGGAACAATATCTGCACCAATGGCGGTTGCTACCAAATCTAAATACGGAATTAAATCTGAAATAGTTAAATTAAAATACGGGGCTAAGGCTTGAATTAGTTTAAAACCAACACCGCAACCACAAAGTTCTTTATACGGATAAGCGCAATCTTTTCGTTTTGGATCTAAAACTGCAACTGCATCTGGAATTTGTTCGCCCGGGCGATGATGATCGCCAATAATAAAATCAATATTTTTACTTTTAGCATACGCAACATGTTCTATTGATTTGATGCCGCAATCTAAAGCAATAATTAAGCTTATTTCGTTATCCGATGCAAAATCAATACCAGTGTACGAAACACCATAACCTTCGGCATAACGATCGGGAATATAGGTGCAAATCTGATCGGAATGGTTTTGTAAAAAAGAGGAAACCAGAGCAACGGCGGTTGTTCCGTCCACATCATAATCTCCAAAAACCATAATGCGTTCGTTATTTTGTAACGCTTTTAAAATACGGTTTACGGCCAAATCCATATCTTTCATTAAATACGGATCGTGCAAGTTTTTTAAATCAGGTCTAAAAAAATCTCGTGCCTTGTCAAATGTATCAATACCACGCTGAATTAGCAAAGTTGCAATAAGTTGGTCAACACCAAGTTGTTGCATTAATGTTTTTGTTTTTTGAGGATCAGCAGCAGGTTTTAATGTCCAACGCATAATTTATAGGGAAAAAAAAGTTAGAACTTAGTTCTAACTTTAATATATTTTTTATTAAGAATTAAAATTGACTTTAATATCAATTTCTGCAAATTGTCTAAACATTTCGAGTACGCCACAATATTTATCGACCGATAAATTTACTGCACGCATTAATTTATCCGAATCCAAGTTTGGACCATAAAAACTAAAATACAACGTTACTTTTTTATACGTTGCCGGATCGGTTTCGGTTAATTCTCCATCAATATCAATCGAGAAGTCATCAACTTCTAACTTCATTTTCGGAATTAAATGTGCAATATCTAAGCCCGCACAACCTGCTAATGCCGAAAGCATTAATGCTTTTGGTCGGTATCCGTTACCTTCGCCACCATTTTCTGGTCCGGCATCTATAAATAGATTACCGCCCGGATTGGTTGATTCGAAACGCATGTTGCCCAACCATTTTGTTTTTACCTGATCAATCTTGCTCATTTGTTTTTTTGTTATTTGGTTTACCACCAACAATTACTACAATTTCACCTTTTGGTGGTTTGGCTTCAAAATGTTTTAAAACCTCGGCTGCAGTTCCGCGAACGGTTTCTTCGTGCAGTTTTGTAATTTCTCTAGAAACCGAAACCGGTCTTTCAGCTCCAAAATACTGAACAAATTCGGCTAAGGTTTTAACCAATTTATGTGGCGAAACATATAAGATCATGGTTCTGGTTTCTTCGGCTAAAAATAAAAAACGCGTTTGACGTCCTTTTTTATCAGGTAAAAAACCTTCGAACACAAATTTATCATTAGGTAAGCCGGAATTTACAAGGGCCGGAACAAAAGCCGTTGCTCCAGGTAAGCAATCAATCGGAATACCATTTTCAACGCAAGCTCGAGAAAGTAAAAAACCCGGATCTGAAATAGCTGGCGTTCCGGCATCGGTAATTAATGCCATCGTTTCGCCGGCTTGAATACGTTTTACTAAACTTTCTACGGTTTGATGTTCGTTGTGCATATGATGCGAAATCATGTGCGTGTTTATTTCAAAATGCTTTAATAGCTTACCGCTATTGCGCGTATCTTCTGCTAAAATTAAATCAACTTCTTTTAAAACCTTTATGGCTCTAAAGGTCATATCATCTAAGTTACCAATTGGGGTTGGTACTAAATATAATTTACTCATTTATGAGAATCTTTTTTGTACTAAGGCCATAAAACGGTCTTCGTATTCTTGTTTGTTTTTCCAATCGTTATAATCGGGTTTTACCATGTTGTCAATAAAATCTAAAGCTTCGCTTAAATTGTTCATGGTATTTAGCTGAGATATTACACGGTTTAAATCTTGATCGCTGTCGTTAAACAAATGTGTTTGAAAAGCAATACGATCGTTTAAGCCCAAAGTTATGGTGTTGTTGTATAAATCGGCAA
This genomic window from Flavobacterium agricola contains:
- a CDS encoding TlpA family protein disulfide reductase, yielding MKNFLLILSIIFLVVSCNKKNEELDYLVTSLLPYPENSDLKIKKIYPEYDINDYTILETDIENSPLYFGTTKEGGNTIFWMKFGNKYSLFGMAKDSVLNVYKDTIVMDWDNKTKKIVYEAIYNPTLKTLSYNWLDKNNKKVPKAQIIDIDLPLAVGKTFPDIEVEQLNGEKLAFADLKGKVLLINWWHTRCGGCLVEIAGLNKLKNKYKDNPNIEFVAISIDKKDDLVAFLQKNKFNYTQTLVSRDLEQTFGNGYPVNIVVSSDGIIQANMTGGSEDTYLKVEEKLLSVLK
- a CDS encoding TlpA disulfide reductase family protein, with the protein product MKNIFLSVFILFMLFSCSKSSNTFKIEGVLKNVADDNIIYAVVDEVIVDSSIISNGKFSISGETVMPQNVWLILNDYDDYASIWVDNKSTTYFEAEPGNFRYANIKGSQIQSEYEILLEHLRKPYEDWDQISSLFNETLSEEELNEYKKMEAENDEQVYKACLSFITKYPDSFISSHIINGYSTTWGIKKTTSAFNLLTKYNRNSHNGKKVAKFLELNQSFNLGDKYVDFEMNNINNQKIKLSDVHKKITLLEFWASNCEPCRIENPNLVEVYKKFQKKGFNILGVSLDKNVTNWKKQLTKMGYYGSKYAILMPAMMPSLYMALLEFLQTF
- a CDS encoding DedA family protein, with the translated sequence MSDFHIADLINPEFYINLEIGGVPIGIYVVLFIIFAETGLFAGFFLPGDSLLFLSGIYSTELLNTIYVIETDSPALTDFLNVTCVASLVALAGILGNTFGYWFGKKSGTYLYTKEDTFWFKKKYLIESKVFYDKHGGRAIVIARFLPIIRTFAPIIAGIVKMERKRFMFYNIISSILWAFTLIFAGHYLNEIFKSQFDINLKDFIEVIIIIIVIITTVPFVVNYFKRKKEIKNEEQNKE
- the mtgA gene encoding monofunctional biosynthetic peptidoglycan transglycosylase; translated protein: MKALLKRKNKANKQPKTFFQRVKSWVVFCIKWFFILSIASVIFFRFVPVPFTPLMVSRAIDNVLAGEKIVWSHDWVPLSEISPNLQLAVIASEDNLFLSHNGFDFKAIEKAIETNKKGKRIVGGSTISQQTAKNVFLWQGRSFIRKGFEVYFTALIEIFWSKERIMEVYLNSIEMGNGVYGAQAAAKHWYGKPASKLTKYEAAGIAAILPNPRKFKASNSSSYINRRKDKIVRLMGYVGPLKY
- a CDS encoding TIGR00266 family protein; the encoded protein is MKAHEVDYIIYGDEMQYVEIELDPREIVFAEPGGFMMMDDGIKMQTIFGDGSSQDSGIFGKILSAGKRMITGESMFMTAFENNTHNKRKVAFASPYPGKIIPIDLNEFGGKFICQKDAFLCAAKGVSIGIEFNKKIGTGLFGGEGFIMQKLEGDGKAFIHAGGTLARKELKAGEVLKIDTGCLVGFTKNISYNIQFIGGIKNSIFGGEGLFFATLTGPGTAYVQSLPFSRLADRILANAPSAGGKSTGEGSVLGGLGRLLDGDK
- a CDS encoding PH domain-containing protein, with the protein product MKVKSKRDPYIVFIILGFIVFFASVVISEIKIKGWNTTMFIDIVILVIMLAFLVCCYFITYTVTPKFISYRIAFFYEEIPLNSIRSIEIGTTMWAGFKPAFARKGLIIRYNTYDEVYISRVNKRYF
- a CDS encoding MFS transporter — translated: MTPPKLWTANFILSCSSSFLIAFAFYLVGSVMPFFVSTEFGTNDEETGLILASYIIAALVLRPFSGYLVDTFPRKKILIYSLILFTVLFYGYMVASTLFILVLIRVLQGFTWSTTTTANSTLTIDIIPSEKRGEGIGYYGLTSTLSMAIGPMLGLLMYEYYPVEVNFYAATFFGFLSLVLAWFIKVPHREPDPEKAPISLDRFILLKAIPVGINLLGIAMCYGSFYAFAALYGKQLQVENTGWFFLFMAVGMTLSRLFAGKLLDRGHMHKLMAFSLILLAISLFAFGFATSKNIFFISAFFIGLSYGVLSPIFQNLFINLAKPEKRGTANSTFFTFYDLGIGIGMVVSGKVAHAFGYHAIFISGAVLILTTLAFYWFISKPLYNKHKII
- a CDS encoding aspartate-semialdehyde dehydrogenase translates to MKVAVVGATGMVGEVMLQVLAERNFPLTELIPVASERSVGKEVTFKEKKYKVVGLQTAVEMKPDVALFSAGGTTSLEWAPKFAEAGITVIDNSSAWRMDTSKKLIVPEINADALTTSDKIIANPNCSTIQLVMALAPLHKKYGIKRLVVSTYQSITGTGVKAVQQLENEYQGIEGERAYNYQIHRNAIPQCDVFEDNGYTKEEMKLVRETQKILNDATIAVTATAVRIPVVGGHSEAVNVEFNTDFDLNEVRTILENTPGVTVKDNIKEFEYPMPLDAEGKNDVFVGRIRRDDSQPKTLNLWIVADNLRKGASTNTIQIAEYLVANNLL
- a CDS encoding purine-nucleoside phosphorylase, with amino-acid sequence MVEKINEAVKYIIDCIKEVPDFAIVLGSGLKKLVDEVQNPIVIPYQNIPHFPVSTVQGHGGDLIFGTLAGKKVLMMSGRFHYYEGYDMQTVTFPIRVFGVLGIKNIILSNASGGVNDAHKVGDVMLITDHINFLPEHPLRGKNIDAWGPRFVDMSQPYDAEFLKAAVQFCEQNKIKVHQGVYLALSGPTFETPAEYGMVKNFGADAVGMSTVPEVIVAKHMNLRVFALSVITDLGGPNLQNPVSHDEVLQAADTAMPKVIQIVQHIVKTS
- a CDS encoding copper resistance protein NlpE: MKKVILFSFVASFALLSCKKNDANANAEEVVVEEVVAVPDGSNAETALDWAGTYTATLPCADCPGINATVVLNDDNTFEVTYDYIDNPTNKLVDKGTFTWFNNGNAIETTGDGERAKYKVIENGLVQLDQDGNEVVSDMKELYVYKKQK
- the recJ gene encoding single-stranded-DNA-specific exonuclease RecJ, with product MRWTLKPAADPQKTKTLMQQLGVDQLIATLLIQRGIDTFDKARDFFRPDLKNLHDPYLMKDMDLAVNRILKALQNNERIMVFGDYDVDGTTAVALVSSFLQNHSDQICTYIPDRYAEGYGVSYTGIDFASDNEISLIIALDCGIKSIEHVAYAKSKNIDFIIGDHHRPGEQIPDAVAVLDPKRKDCAYPYKELCGCGVGFKLIQALAPYFNLTISDLIPYLDLVATAIGADIVPITGENRILAHYGMQVINKNPRPGIKAILKGQKAYYTITDIVFTVAPRINAAGRMKQGIYAVELLTKFDALDAGIAANEIEQYNQERRTKDQEITKDALLQIKENKEQNNAATVVYHERWHKGVIGIVASRLTETYYRPTLVFTKSGDKLAASARSVKNFDVYNALLACSEHIIQFGGHMYAAGLTIEENKYEAFKNAFEEVVKNTMQEDWKEPELEIDAVINFNEITDKNLRLLKQFEPFGPENMHPLFITENIYAAAPAQPMGKTKEHLSVLLKQSDSQTVKAIGFNLADKITVINSGLPFNAVYSVEENEFRGKVSLQLRLRDIN
- a CDS encoding OsmC family protein → MSKIDQVKTKWLGNMRFESTNPGGNLFIDAGPENGGEGNGYRPKALMLSALAGCAGLDIAHLIPKMKLEVDDFSIDIDGELTETDPATYKKVTLYFSFYGPNLDSDKLMRAVNLSVDKYCGVLEMFRQFAEIDIKVNFNS